Proteins encoded within one genomic window of Cucumis sativus cultivar 9930 chromosome 3, Cucumber_9930_V3, whole genome shotgun sequence:
- the LOC105435135 gene encoding AAA-ATPase ASD, mitochondrial, with product MTQLAMGHLWNNIGSLMATAMFVWAIIQQYFPYHLRAYIERYAHKFIGFLYPYITITFPEYTGQRLRKSEAFTAIQNYLSSRTSIRAKRLKAEAVKDSKSLVLSMDDNEEVIDEFQGVKIWWTSRKTVPKTKNISYFPASDERRSYKLTFHRRHRETILDSFINHIMEEGKTVELKNRQRKLYMNNSSTNWWDKSSWRHVPFEHPANFRTLAMDPKKKQEIVNDLVKFKKGKEYYEKVGKAWKRGYLLYGPPGTGKSTMIAAMANFMEYDVYDLELTSVKDNTELKKLLIEISNKSIIVIEDIDCSLDLTGQRKKKKKTEEEGDEAKEIEKKAKEEEKKESKVTLSGLLNFIDGIWSACGGERLIIFTTNHKEKLDEALIRRGRMDKHIEMSYCGFEAFKVLAMNYLDVEWDDSYDKIKEMLEEIEMAPADVAENLMPKYEGEETSECFKRLIKGLEDAKVAAEKKKAEEEAEAAKMAEKEKEKKEKEEKKKAEEEAEAAKKEEEKKKEEEESGEKKECSKCNGVATREVKENGYVEKKQNN from the coding sequence aTGACTCAATTGGCCATGGGACACCTCTGGAACAATATCGGCTCTTTAATGGCCACCGCCATGTTCGTTTGGGCAATCATCCAACAATACTTCCCTTACCATCTCCGTGCCTACATCGAACGATACGCTCACAAGTTTATTGGGTTTCTTTATCCTTACATCACAATCACTTTCCCTGAATACACCGGCCAGCGTCTCCGGAAAAGTGAAGCCTTTACCGCTATTCAGAATTACCTCAGTTCACGAACCTCAATTCGAGCTAAGCGTCTGAAAGCAGAGGCGGTCAAAGATAGCAAATCTTTGGTTCTTAGTATGGATGATAATGAAGAAGTTATTGATGAATTTCAAGGCGTTAAGATTTGGTGGACTTCCCGTAAAACCGTACCCAAGACTAAGAATATATCTTACTTCCCGGCTTCCGATGAGAGACGGTCTTACAAATTGACGTTTCACCGGCGACACAGAGAAACCATTCTTGACTCttttattaatcatattaTGGAAGAAGGAAAGACCGTCGAGCTGAAAAACCGGCAACGGAAGCTTTATATGAACAATTCCAGTACGAATTGGTGGGATAAAAGTAGTTGGAGACATGTCCCTTTTGAGCATCCAGCCAATTTCCGTACTCTGGCTATGGATccaaagaagaaacaagagaTTGTGAATGATTTAGTGAAGTTTAAGAAAGGGAAAGAGTACTATGAGAAAGTGGGGAAGGCTTGGAAACGTGGGTATCTTCTGTACGGTCCACCAGGAACAGGGAAATCCACCATGATCGCTGCCATGGCAAATTTCATGGAGTATGATGTTTATGATCTTGAGCTGACGTCTGTTAAGGATAATACAGAGTTGAAGAAGTTGTTGATCGAGATTTCCAATAAATCCATTATTGTGATTGAGGATATTGATTGTTCACTTGATCTTACGGGGCaacggaagaagaagaagaaaacagaggAGGAGGGAGATGAAGCGAAGGAGATTGAGAAGAAGGctaaagaggaagagaaaaaagagagcaAAGTGACGCTTTCTGGGCTGTTGAATTTCATAGACGGAATTTGGTCAGCGTGTGGTGGAGAGAGGTTGATTATTTTCACGACGAATCACAAGGAAAAGCTTGACGAAGCTTTGataagaagaggaagaatGGACAAACATATAGAAATGTCTTATTGTGGTTTCGAAGCATTCAAAGTTCTTGCAATGAATTACTTGGATGTTGAATGGGATGATTCATACGATAAAATTAAGGAGATGCTAGAAGAGATAGAAATGGCACCGGCAGACGTGGCAGAGAATTTGATGCCAAAATACGAAGGGGAAGAAACAAGCGAGTGTTTCAAGAGATTGATCAAGGGACTTGAGGATGCAAAAGTGGCAgctgagaagaagaaagcagaGGAAGAAGCTGAAGCAGCAAAAATGGcagagaaagagaaggagaagaaggaaaaagaggagaagaagaaagctgAGGAAGAAGCAGAAGCTGCTaaaaaggaagaggagaagaagaaggaagaagaagaatcggGTGAGAAGAAGGAATGTAGTAAATGCAATGGGGTAGCAACAAGAGAGGTGAAGGAGAATGGTTATGTGGAGAAGAAACAGAacaattga
- the LOC116402965 gene encoding AAA-ATPase ASD, mitochondrial-like, whose amino-acid sequence MTPMPMGHLWNNVGSLMATAMFIWAIIQQYFPYHLRAHIERYAYKFLGFLNPYITIIFPEYTGQRLRKSEAFTAIQNYLSSRTSIRAKRLKAEAIKNSKSLVLSMDDNEEVIDEFQGVKIWWTSSKTVPKTQSISYYPTSDERRFYKLTFHRRHRETILDSFIHHIMEEGKAVELKNRQRKLYMNNSGESWWHKSSWRHVPFEHPANFRTLAMDPKKKQEIVNDLVKFKNGKEYYEKVGKAWKRGYLLYGPPGTGKSTMIAAMANFMEYDVYDLELTSVKDNTELKKLLIEISNKSIIVIEDIDCSLDLTGQRKKKKKTEEEEDEAKKEIEKKAKEEEKKESKVTLSGLLNFIDGIWSACGGERLIIFTTNHKEKLDEALIRRGRMDKHIEMSYCGFEAFKVLAMNYLDVEWDDSYDKIKEMLKEIEMTPADVAENLMPKYEGEETGECFKRLIEGLEDAKVAAEKKKADEEAEAAKMAEKEKEKKEKEEEKKAEEEAEAAKKEEEKKKEEEESGEKKECSKCNGVATREVKENGHVEKKQNN is encoded by the coding sequence TCAACAATACTTCCCTTACCATCTTCGTGCCCACATCGAACGATACGCTTACAAATTTCTTGGCTTTCTTAATCCTTACATCACAATCATTTTCCCTGAATACACCGGCCAGCGTCTCCGGAAAAGTGAAGCCTTTACCGCTATTCAGAATTACCTCAGTTCACGAACCTCAATTCGAGCTAAGCGTCTAAAGGCAGAGGCgatcaaaaatagcaaatcttTGGTTCTTAGTATGGATGATAATGAAGAAGTTATTGATGAATTTCAAGGCGTTAAGATTTGGTGGACTTCTAGTAAAACCGTACCCAAAACTCAGAGTATATCTTACTACCCTACTTCCGATGAGAGACGGTTTTACAAACTGACGTTTCACCGGCGACACAGAGAAACCATTCTTGACTCTTTTATTCATCATATTATGGAAGAAGGAAAGGCCGTCGAGTTGAAAAACCGGCAACGGAAGCTTTATATGAACAATTCCGGTGAGAGTTGGTGGCATAAAAGTAGTTGGAGACATGTACCTTTTGAGCATCCAGCCAATTTCCGTACTCTGGCTATGGATCcgaagaagaaacaagagaTTGTGAATGATTTAGTGAAGTTTAAGAATGGGAAAGAGTATTATGAGAAAGTGGGAAAAGCTTGGAAACGTGGGTATCTTCTGTACGGTCCACCAGGAACAGGGAAATCCACCATGATAGCTGCCATGGCGAATTTTATGGAGTATGATGTTTATGATCTTGAGCTGACGTCTGTTAAGGATAATACAGAGTTGAAGAAGTTGTTGATCGAGATTTCTAATAAATCCATTATTGTGATTGAGGATATTGATTGTTCACTTGATCTTACGGGGCaacggaagaagaagaagaaaacagaggaggaggaagatgaAGCGAAGAAGGAGATTGAGAAGAAGGctaaagaggaagagaagaaagagagcaAAGTGACGCTCTCTGGGCTGTTGAATTTCATAGACGGAATTTGGTCAGCGTGTGGTGGAGAGAGGTTGATTATTTTCACGACGAATCACAAGGAAAAGCTTGACGAAGCTTTGataagaagaggaagaatGGACAAACATATAGAGATGTCTTATTGTGGTTTCGAAGCATTCAAAGTTCTTGCAATGAATTACTTGGATGTTGAATGGGATGATTCATACGATAAAATTAAGGAGATGCTAAAAGAGATAGAAATGACACCGGCAGACGTGGCGGAGAATTTGATGCCAAAATACGAAGGGGAAGAAACAGGCGAGTGTTTCAAGAGATTGATCGAGGGACTTGAGGATGCAAAAGTGGCAgctgagaagaagaaagcagaTGAAGAAGCTGAAGCAGCAAAAATGGcagagaaagagaaggagaagaaggaaaaagaggaggagaagaaagCTGAGGAAGAAGCAGAAGCTGCTaaaaaggaagaggagaagaagaaggaagaagaagaatcggGCGAGAAGAAAGAATGTAGTAAATGCAATGGGGTAGCAACAAGAGAGGTGAAGGAGAATGGTCATGTGGAGAAGAAACAGaacaattga